DNA from Clarias gariepinus isolate MV-2021 ecotype Netherlands chromosome 11, CGAR_prim_01v2, whole genome shotgun sequence:
AACTTTCCTTCTACCTCGTGCACCTGCCCCCAACAGTGCTTTTGGCAGCTGTCCTCTTTTTGCAGCCTCGAAAAGTTGTCCTTGTGCACCACCTGCTgagagaggtgtgtgaggaGCAAAAAGGAGATCCTTCTCACTTCCGTGCAGAGGAGCTTAGATCCATGCTTTCCCCTTGTGTCTGGATCATGGGTGCACTAAAATGTGTGGGTGTATGTCTGGTGAAGCTCCTGCTCTTCTTTTTGCGAATCTGACAGGGGAATCTGGCAGCTCTGTAGTAGTGGTTTGTAATCCCTGTGCAATCTGTTAAAAAATGCATGTTGTTGGATACTTGTCTGAAGTAGTTGGGAGATGACTTGGTCAGGTGTGGGTGGTGACACAGAGACAAAGGCAGATTATTTACTGGTGCTCAAACAAGTGCAGGTTtttgacagcttttttttttagctttcctTCTCAAACTTGTGCATACACACGCAGTGAAGAAATACATGGGtcggagtggagtggagtggtaCAGTGAGGAGGTCCTTAAAGACAGAGAGGACCCAGCGGGCTTGTCCTCTAAAGAAGAGCACCAGCAGTGGTGGAGTCTTGGAGTCTGTGAGAAATGAAGAGAGAAGCAAATTTAGTTTAGATTAGTTAAACATCACACTTACCAGACTGCCTTTCTGGCCTCCTTTTTATAGCATCGCCTTGACACCCAGATGATGAGTTGAAATGGGATGCAGAATTATGGCAACCCACACCCTTTTTAATGCCTTGCTTCTGGACATAAACATGAACTCTgtttaaagataataataataataataataataataataatatagcgcctttccagagctcaaggacactttacaatagtagaaaacagtcaacaaacagacaaaaaaaaaaaaaaaacagacatgcagaggacaggtggaTTCAGGTGTAACATTTGGAAAACAAATGAGTTTTAAGTAAAGATTTAAATACGGAGATGTTGTTAACAGATCGTAGAGAGTGTGGTAAAGAGTTCCAAAGTTTGGTAGCAATAACACTGAAGGATCTGCCGCCCATTGAAGAGAGGCGGTActgagggacaacaaaaaaGCCAGAATCGGAGGAACGTAGTGGACGAGTCGGAATGTAGGGGGCAAGCAGATTAAAAAGGTAAGTGGGAGCTAAGccttttatagttttgaaaacaaggaaaagaattttgaattttgaatgGTAGACAACTGGGAGCTAATGAAGATCAGACAAGATTGGGGTTACAGTATATGAGTATTCTAGCCGCAGAGTTTTGAATATATTGTAATCTGGAGATGGAGCTGACAGGAAGACCAATGAAAAGGgcattacagaaatcaatgcgtgATGAGGCGAATGCATGGATGACAGTTTCAGCATCTTTGGTAATGATGATGCAGTTGGGCAATGCGGCGTAAATGAAAGAATGCAGATTTAGTGACAGATTTAATGTGAGGCTAAAAGGAGAGTGTGGAGAGTGTGGAGATCAAATTTTTGACAAAAGTACTGTAGGTGTTTTAATGTGAGAGACAGCAATCTTGCCAGTAAAATTTGTGgaaattatttcagttttttccaTGTTAATTTTCAGAAAGTTTAAGTTAAGCCAATCTGTAATGTCCTTCAAGCAAGCAGAGATTTTGTCAATTTGGGCAGATGGAGTAATATCTAGCTAAGTAGCTAAGATGGTATCCAATATCCATTACGGGGGTGAGATGCAAAATGaggcaaaaaagagaaaagaaaaaaaggaaaaaagaaaaacctttcactgaattttattacctctaTTTTAACGActtgaattttgttacctgaattctgtctacctgaatttgtaagattgaaaaataatgaagatttgttcattagattgtatttttaccacttgaaaatatttttgtaacttttaaacatttttattgccacatgttTTTTCTCAGTTCATgaaattcaacctgctattttgctttgaggaattttggcactaatatATAGTttagtcccaatattttgaggtgaTTTTATGTCTTGAGTTTATctaagcgagtgtgtgtgtgtgtgtgtgtgtttcagtctaaTGTTACTATACAGTTCACTCACCCTATATGTTCAGTAATGGTGAATGGTGAAATTGTTTACTCTTACTTTGCAAGTAATTTAtcaagttaatgtttttttttctttttctggggCACTATCACTGATCACAAACCGCTGAAAACCAGTACACAAATGCTCACACTTCAGCTTGCATTTAGGAgcatgtactgttactaccagctcgacattgaaagacctgggtgtaatattagacagaaACTTGTTCCATGAAAAtcaaatttttaatattaaaaaaaacaaacagccatTTTCAACCCTAgtaatattgccaagcttagaaacattttatcattatctgatgcagaaaagatagttcatgcattcatgacctacAAGCTGCTACTGTAATGGATTTAAAACCAttgataatacaaataataGTCTAAAATGCAGCCGGCAGAGTTCTCACCAGATCAAgaaaatataatcatataaccccaatactaTCTACCTATTCTAGTGGATACCTGTGAATTTTCGAATCAATTCCAATCCGCACGTTGCTTTTCTTCGGATCACAAAACTCCTGATTTCTGGTAGTTCCCAAAATATCAAAGAATACAAAAAGGGGCAAAgcgttttcatatttagctcatAACATTTGAAATAGCCTTCCTAAAAGTGTTCAGGGTTCTGACACAGTCTCCCAGTTTTAAAGCACATACCCCTTTGGCCTGGCATACATATAATTCATTCCATAACCTTGTACTTcagtacattttaaatgcacactCTCATCTAGTGCTGCTAGTATAATGAACTGCAATCTAAAACTAATTATTTTCCACccgttctttctttttcaacaCTTCCGGTTCGGCACGGGTAACCGTAAGGAGGCAGCGTGCGAGGATTACTGGGACAAAGCAAGCGCGTTTGCAGACTGCCTGACCCAGCCTTCGATGTTCGCACCGTTTCAGGGAGCTATGAGTGGATACGGGCGTGTTGCACAGTTCAAGTGAAAATAGGTAAGCGGACTCATTCTCATGAATTCTTCGTGGGAAACATCAAGGATGAGTGCATTTTGGAGTTGGATCTCTTAGAAAAATGGGGTGTGGTGTTAGACTTGAAtaacggaactctgcgtggtaattttgggttagccaggttgctaataCCCAAACaacagccggacgtgttagtcgCACACAGACGTGAGATGGCCATCAAGTCATTGAGCCAGGTTATGCTcatgcgtaaaaaggacgattCTTGGCGATTTTGTGTTGATTACCGGCGGTTTAACGAGGTGACGCGAAAGGACTTTTATCCGTTGCCGCAGagagatgatgcgctggaacatgttgcgggctatggcaatttcatCGCATGCTATTcagcctatgtaacgctccagctacttTTGAACGGTTCATGGAGAAAGTGCTGGCAGATATTCCTCGCAGCCGTTGTGTGGTCTACTTGGACGATTGAGAAGAGTTTGAGGGCGCATTAGCTAACCTACGAGAGGTATttctggctatccggcgggcaaATTTGCGGCTTAATCCCAagaagtgccagctgttgcggcaagagaccgtTTTTCTGGGTCACATAATTAGTGCTAAAGGGATTGCTATCGATTCAGCCAAAATCACTGTGGTACAGAATTGGCCCGAACCgataaatgtgtcgcagctacgcacctttctctGGTTAGCTTCTTATTACTGCTGGTTCGTGAAGGACTTCCCCACGATCGCAAGCGTTTTGCTGGGGCATTGTGCACGCGCATGCTTTCGCCCGGTTGCGTGAAGCTTTGGTCACGTCTCCTGTTCTCGAGTATCCGGATGCATCTTGGACGTtcatcctcgacacggacgcaagcgatgtaggacTGGGGGCTGTCCTGTTTTAGGTTTCCGAGAGCAAGGAGCATGCTATCGCCCACTTCAgacgcgcgttgtctggacctgagaggaattactgcgtcacgcggcgcgagctgatAGCAATCGTTGCGGCTTTTAAACATTTCCAggcgtatttatatgggcaaccgttcttgctgcggaccgatcacgcttcgctggtttggctgctcagttttaaagagcccgaggggcagttagcgcacTGGCTCGAGCGGTTACAGGACTACAATTTCACCGTTCAACACCGGGTGGGAAAATTACATGCTAACagcgatgctttatcccgctgGCCGTGCAGCAAAGCGCGTTATCagtactgcgagcgggttgacgAGCGCGTGGGTGGTGGCGACGTAAACCAAAAGgcctccggcgttcacaacgccagcgccgactgCCTTCACGCCTCAAAGActaagttcgtcatggtgaccggggacggtaatagctcgggtgggggcagtgtggcgtaggcggggctTCGGCTGGCAACCATCATGCCTTGCGAGAGGGGTTTGTTCTATGCGTTTACCCTGTTGgttcgtctctccaacatcctttccggtggtaaaatacatcaaactaggtaagagaaaataaaacagttaaaaagaaaaataagcaatacatttttataaagtaaaataaataaaataagtaaaaacatcCAAGTCAACCTGTGCTAAAAGCCagtccattaatgtgtgtttttaataataatttaaaatgctccAAAGTTTGTGCAGATCTGGCATTCAGATCCAAACTGTTCCAATATCTGGGGCCTGCCACAGCAACTGCTCTGTCCCCTCTGGTTTTTAACTTTCTTGGAGTGGTTAAAATGAGCTGAGTGCTGGATCTCATGGTTCTGGCTGGAGTATGCATagaaaagataagataagaaagATAAGAAGGAGCTAGacaatttaaagatttaaacacAAGGAGCAGGACCTTAAATTGAATCCTGTATGCAACAGGAAGCCAGTAAAGAGAGGCAAGCATCGGAATTATATGCTCTTGCTGCTTGGTACCAGTCAGCAACCAAGCAGCTGCATTTTGAACAAGTTGTGGACACTATAATGACAACTGATCTAGGTTGAAATAAAtggagttgcagtagtccagtcgaGCTGGGAGGTATGGCTTTACCCTGGCTAACTGTCTTGCTTATAACTTACTTGCTTATGAAATTTAAAGGacttaaagaaaaagaacactCCCAAGTTTTTTACATGCGATTTGCAATACATGGATAATGTGCCCAAAGCACTATCCACTTCACTTGAAACCGCAAGATCACCAAAAATGacaatttcagtttttttccatttaacttaaaaaattaatgGACATCCACTGTTTAATTTCGGTAAGGCAGTCCATTAGGTTGCTAAAAGATCCTGTGCCTGATCTAAGGGCAAATAAATTTGTAGGTCATCAGCAAAACAATGAAAAGTAATATTGTATTTGGAAAAGATTGATCCCAACGGCAAGAAATAAAGGCCAAAAAGGGTTGGGCTAAGAATAGAACCTTGTAGCACCACAATTAAGATGGGCTGCTTTAGAATTGTAAGGGcccatattgacaaaaaaatatCTTTGCCAAAGATATTGCCAAAATCTGTAGTTAAAGGAGATCGTTAAAAACTCACTATGACGTGATTTAAATTTTTCAGAAATGTCGTTAATATTAAGATAAGCCTGTAGCTGTGTATAGACAACTTTATAGTTGGTGAGGAGACTTTCCAATTCTGCTGCGCTGCTCGCTCACCTCATCCAGTCTCTCTCTAGGGAACTCTGCAGAATCTCACTCCACTCTATCCTGTGCACTCCGTCACAATGTCACAGCCCCCAATTTTTAGGAGACCTCTCCGCTATGCCTTTGTCATAGGCAAGGCATAAGTgaagactttaaataaaaaataaaaaaaacaacagaatttGCAATAGCACTGACAGCGTATGAGCAGGAACAACACAGTTAACACCAGACTTACAGCTACAAACAACAGAGCGTGACCACccacaaacataaacaaaggTCTATTTATGCACTTAATAAGCTAACCAAAATGTTTTGTTGATTGCATTGGCATTGATCTATTTTGGCAATAACCAACATGATCAGGGCACCAGCCCACCACATGGATGAGCCTAAACTAGATCGATTTTGCCATTTTCTATATGTAAATTACTATAATTCCTGAATATCAGTTATATCTTGACTTGCTTAGTTTGTTTTGTtccattattattcatttaacatGATAATTTTGGAGAAACTCATTCTCCACTTTCGAAACATTAACACTAAAggtccaaaaacaaaaaaaaactaacataaataaattagtccCATATGTCTAACTAACACAGTTTTAAGGTGAGCTGCTGTTTGGTTTCTTTAATTATCATGTATgttttttaggtaaaaaaataaaataataataataataataataataataataataataaaaatgccagTTATTTAGCTCAAGTAAAAACTTCCAGGTCCAATAAAACAATGCGAAACCAAGGTGGTTGTATCCTTTGTTTTCAATTTTTGAtttttgcacaaataaaaattgCATGACTGATCACATCAAATAACAcagaaaaatttattttacaggtTTTTACACAAATACACCCTTGTTTATCACCACAGATATATTTCATAGACAGTCAAGTCTTCAAGAGATATTTTTAAGAGATATTGTGTCGGTATTGAGgtacttttataatttttttttaatacataacaAGGTtatatcatgatttttttatggcTTTTGGTATAATATATATGGGCAAAGCATAtttacagtgggggaaataagtatttgattccctacagattttttaagtttgcccccttacaaagaaataaagggtctataatttttattatagatttataGTAAAGGATTGATACAAAATATCaatcaaaaatccagaaaaagcacacgatacaaatgttataaattcctcattgcatttcaatgaggaaaataagtatttgattcccaagcaaaacatgacttagtacttggtaaAGAAACCCTTGCTGGAACGCACAGTGGAAAGACActtcttgtagttgtttaccagatttgcacacatcttgggatgcattttaatttactattctttacagatgtttctctgaatgtttaaggtttaaggtttcttgcctgttgcttggcaactcgaagttacaGATGGCTCTGtgaattttctattgtattaaggtctgaagactggctccatgaccttaatgtgcttattcttgagcctctccttagttgccttggcagtatgtttggggtcattttcatgctggaagacccatccacaacccatcttcaggaggttctcatccaaaattttacaacacatggcctcatccattggccccttagtgcagcaaagtcaacctgtacctttagcagtgaaacagccccaaagcataatgtttccacctctgtgcttgactgtagggactgtggtgttcttaatgtcatagtcagcatttttctctttccgaaaacagcaagtcgagttCATGACAAAaagctcaattttggtctcatctgaccacagcagtttatcccaatctttctctgtttattGGAAAACCTCAGACaggtctgtacatgtgtcttcttgaggaggggaagccttgctgcACTGAAGTATTACAATCCATGCAGgtgtattgtgttaccaatgttttttttggtgactgtgctcccaactgccttgagatcattcacaagatCTTCCCATGTAGTCTTGGGCTGGTCCCTTATTTTTCTTATGCTTATTCTTAgtccatgaggtgaaatcttgcatataggggCATTAATAGGTAATTTGTATTTCTTCTTCTTAAGgagcagttgtctccttctcaccaagcgTCTACGGTAGCTGATGGTCTGgtagcctattccagccttgtgcaggtctaaaatcttgttcctgacttgctttgacagctctttggtcttgccgatggtggtgaggtttgaatggaagatagagattttgtggacaggtggcttttatacacataccacattgttgttaaaagcaccttcttaaattaatatgtgtaccacaagagcacataaccagtctgtgagaggcagaattattgttggttggtaggggatcaaatacttatttccctcattgaaatgcaaattaattcataacatttgcaTTATGTGCTTATTAtagatttttggttgatattctgcactcaaaaaaatgaacatggctacctgttacatgtactaaaatgtattatgtgttttgtacataataatttcatgtttccaatatgaccatgaataaattatgttgtatttacatgaaattcaacaacttaacatgtattagatttaatcatgttgagataaaccaaagagatcttgtcactatgaaaaccggaaatagcaaaaccggaaatatcgcgagaagagaacacagcgtgttgagaagacaaacgtttggcgggcgtgtggaaaaggtaagcaggaattattcccgtctttctaaatagaaaccaaatactgaacataaatgttacctgctgtttagcgatgtgtagtcacgttattttggtttaagctatttcttgtatttttaatcacacttaaaataccgacggttatatgcgcgtgcttaatctgtggttcggttctggtttcggtcttttctcatgagttgtgaagcgagaggaagaaagtataaatattgttcatttgataaattaagtatcatgaattttaattgaatctatctctgtattttttcacaggagtttgtgagtgaaagtgtcctgtctgcatctgacttcaggagtttcctgaccaaccgtctctaacggtcatatttaagtcataacgtacagttatgaagtacaaaactttctgttggtgttaattttttttctatgattaatacttatttgtggtgttttatgttttgtacatcttttcaaattgagacttcatttgtaagttgctgctggtgtaaaataaaaatctccgttttatcccgtttgtcttatgcttccttccttcacagaattctgttgaccaggtcttgaaatttaaatttacttgagttagatcaacttaatttacaactgaaaaatgtgttgtaccaacgctattcatttatgttaacagtattaaagtatgttggacgcagctgtagtaaataagttaaatgaacctaataaaattaatttgactgaacctaagaacattaagttgggccaacaaaattgcttaacgctgaaagaaagccattaaatcaggtggaaattctttccataatttaattacgttcattcaacaagttatttttttgattgtgtctTAATCCTTTACCTTtacctttaccataaacctatgataaaaattatagacccttaatttctttgtaagtgggcaaacttagaaaatctgtaggggatgaaatacttatttcccccactgtatatacGGTAAGTCTTACtattttcataaacattttcAGATTTAAGACATGAAATTATATTCCTTTAAAGaagataattatattaaaagttACACAtttttgacagaaaaaaaaaagatatatttttttaacaatatgttTGAAAAAGACAGCAGATTGCAGTTGGTTgtatttaaacagagtaaaaacGAGTAAGCAtgtaatgtttatataaatgaccttttgttttagaattatttaaatgtcatcTGTTTTTTAAAGACAATGATGAATGAATTTCGAATGTCTCTGGTTTTTATTCCATATATAATTGGATTCAAAACTGGAAGAATTGTAAAAATTAGCATACCACATATTTTTTGTGCATCAGGTGGTATATTCTGTAAACGATATGAAAGTACTGTGAAGgttgtaattatttcatacagaacaaaaataattatctgTGCTAAGCATGTATTTACAGCCTTACGTCTAGCATCAATTTGTGTGCGCAAAAGACAGACTTTAAGAATTTGTACATAAGAGAGTAACTGAATAGTCACACATATGCCCTGCACAACTCCTGTTATAGCTAATCCATAAACATTATTCACAGTAAGGTCACCATCACATGAAAGTTGTAACAGTGTATTATTGCTACAATACACATTAAAAatgattgttttacattttggaaGTCTTGCCTGAAGAGCAAACAACACAACAATCAAAGCAAAGTCAAGACCCCAAGCCAGTGCTATCACACCACTAACTGTGCAGGGACTCATTATAGAATTATATCTCAGTGGTTTGCATATCGCTATGTAGCGATCGAATGACATTGCTGCCAGAATAAAAAGTACACTAGTGGCATACAAATGAAGCAGAAAACCCTGCAGAACACATGTTGGGTAGTAGACCATATTTGTTTGGGTTAAAATATCCAGAAGCACTCTGGGCAAAGCACATGTTATTCCCATTAAATCTGCCAAAGGAAGactaaaagaaatgtaaaacatgGGCTTATGAAGAGTTTGCTGTGTGACAATCAATGTTAGAATAGTTACATTACAGAACACTgcaaataaatagattaaagctccaataataaaaacaggatAAACAGCTTGAGGAGATGTATCAAATCTGGAAATTTGAAGGTTGAAACTGAATGTGTTATTGTAAAGTAGTTGCTCCATTCAGAACCTGTAGGTGATTTCAAACGAAGCAAGAAAATGACAGATTTACAGTGTggatttggcttttttttatcacaatgcCTATAACCTTACCGTGCAAAAATCTCTGTCAAAATAATGATATTGTAAgccatacagtatttatatcaATTGTATGTCCTCCCAAGTCAATGTGGTGACTCATATGTCATTTGAGGATATTAACAACTTGAATATGCTCTCAAACTTATATAACTAAGATGGCGGCgtggcagtagcacgcagcggccgctccggagccaaaatggtgctacgttgtttacgttttgtgtgtagcgcgtttatttttctatttttctatgtgtatggatatcttcgcaactggtgtccgtacatacaacagccagacacttacAGACATACAATTGATATAAATAACCCGGGTAATGTGTcgacgatgagctgcgggaaaagctacgcaacctcggcttgctgcgttaCCA
Protein-coding regions in this window:
- the LOC128533649 gene encoding olfactory receptor 52B2-like, producing the protein MEQLLYNNTFSFNLQISRFDTSPQAVYPVFIIGALIYLFAVFCNVTILTLIVTQQTLHKPMFYISFSLPLADLMGITCALPRVLLDILTQTNMVYYPTCVLQGFLLHLYATSVLFILAAMSFDRYIAICKPLRYNSIMSPCTVSGVIALAWGLDFALIVVLFALQARLPKCKTIIFNVYCSNNTLLQLSCDGDLTVNNVYGLAITGVVQGICVTIQLLSYVQILKVCLLRTQIDARRKAVNTCLAQIIIFVLYEIITTFTVLSYRLQNIPPDAQKICGMLIFTILPVLNPIIYGIKTRDIRNSFIIVFKKQMTFK